The Chryseobacterium shigense genome segment GGTCTACATTTCCTAAGAATTTCAACCAACTTGTTGCATCCCAGTTGAAGTTTAAATCCAAACCGAAACGGTCATCTGTACCCAGGTTAATTGGTTTTGTGTGAGATTCTATACGCTTCGGATCAATAATAACTCCATTTTCATCTGTAGCCAAAATATTATACACTAACATTTTTGTGTCATCAGTCTGATGTCTGTAATACAGTGTAGGGTTAATCGTAAATTTCTTTTTTGAAATGCTGTACCCAAATTCAAAAGAGTCTACATATGATGGATTAAGATCAATATTCCCGTCAAAAATATTTTGGTTATCATTATAACTAGGGTTAGGGATCATAAAGAATGATCTTGGGCGGTCTATTCTTCTGGTGTAGTTTAATAACAGCTGATTATCCTTCGCGAATTCATAACTTAAATATACGCTTGGGAATAGGTTATTATAATTTTTAGTCGTTACAATCCCATTTTTGCTTGGATCAAGGCTTAGGTAATTAATGTCTACATTCGACAATTCATCTCTTACACCCACCTGATAGCCTAATTTTCCGATTTTACTTTTGAATTGTAAATAAAAAGCATTAAAAGTCTCTTTATATGTTGCATCATAAGTGTATGGCTTAAGGAAATCTAATGGCTTTGTTGTGGTGCTTTCACGGACATCATTGCTGTAATCATTGGTATTGATATCAATTCTGTATCCTGCTTCTAATTTTGAATACTCACCAATAGGCAGCTCATAATCAGCTTTACCAATAACAGATTTGTTGATTGTATTTTGATTAATGATATCTTTCAAGTTATCAATAGTATCATCAATATTGGTATCGTTGTATGACCGGCTTCTCTGTAAACTTAATGATAATGATAAATTTTGTCCTTTATCATCAAATTTATGATCTAACCCAAAATCACCCTGAAAAGCCAGGTTGTTGTTTGTTCCGAAAGTATTTCTGTTTGAGGTATAAAAAGGATTTTTCAGAGGCGTATAACGATAATCAATATTTCCGAAATTTTCACTGTCAAAAGTTCTTACTGTTCCTGATGCGTTCACTGAAGTTTTTTCAGAAATATCATAAACAATACCTGCAGAAGCGTTGTAGTTGTTGTTTTTACTTTTAGTTTCAGCGTTGGTGTTTCTTTGTACCAAATCATCATCTAATATAGCATTGTTAAAATCATCATTATTTCTACTGGTATTTTTGGATTCCCTGTAACCACCTCCGCCATTTAAAAACCAGGTGAAATTTCCCTTTCTCCAGTTAAGATTGGCATTCAGGCTGGTTTGGGGAAGATAGCCTAACGCTCCAATAACACTACCGTTAAAACCCGTCTTTTTGCTTTTCTTTAAAATAATATTCAAAATACCCGCAGTACCGCTTGCTTCAAATTTAGAAGAAGGGTTGGTAATTACCTCAATTCTGTCGATCTGGTCTGCAGGAATACTTTGAAGCGCATTGGCACCATCATCAATTCCGAGCAGAGCAGAAGGCTTTCCGTTAATAAGGAATTT includes the following:
- a CDS encoding TonB-dependent receptor domain-containing protein; translation: MNQTEIVNIFTKKTLALTFVLSAAAMAFAQDKAGVTGMIVNKNNQPVPYASVTFSNKANKTLSDAVLTDEKGQYKLELAPGNYDITVEAIDYKKSIVNKSIAGPGNIGALSIQPEAATTLDGKTQEIQGVVITAAATKPYKVELDKKTYDPSQDIVSKGGNLQDVLTNVPSVSVDTDGTVSMRGSSNVKFLINGKPSALLGIDDGANALQSIPADQIDRIEVITNPSSKFEASGTAGILNIILKKSKKTGFNGSVIGALGYLPQTSLNANLNWRKGNFTWFLNGGGGYRESKNTSRNNDDFNNAILDDDLVQRNTNAETKSKNNNYNASAGIVYDISEKTSVNASGTVRTFDSENFGNIDYRYTPLKNPFYTSNRNTFGTNNNLAFQGDFGLDHKFDDKGQNLSLSLSLQRSRSYNDTNIDDTIDNLKDIINQNTINKSVIGKADYELPIGEYSKLEAGYRIDINTNDYSNDVRESTTTKPLDFLKPYTYDATYKETFNAFYLQFKSKIGKLGYQVGVRDELSNVDINYLSLDPSKNGIVTTKNYNNLFPSVYLSYEFAKDNQLLLNYTRRIDRPRSFFMIPNPSYNDNQNIFDGNIDLNPSYVDSFEFGYSISKKKFTINPTLYYRHQTDDTKMLVYNILATDENGVIIDPKRIESHTKPINLGTDDRFGLDLNFNWDATSWLKFLGNVDLFGYNTKGSTLYDTFDKNGNPIQAVADFNGKGFSTRARLSSTFKVDKTFSFQLQGFYRGGQKTAYQDRKDMYAISFGASKTIWKGDGTLAFNVQDIFNTRAMRSTTYTANSVRDSYMQWQPRQFSVSLTYRFKQGEKVEQPKKKKDINSNASGDDQQAPM